In a genomic window of Methanosarcina horonobensis HB-1 = JCM 15518:
- a CDS encoding PKD domain-containing protein, whose protein sequence is MVNKKMFILMFIAIMCCVQTASALLYCNDVLYPGNQGVTGYAPLIIDFYYAGLSNSTTIAWKYSDTPWDYGATSTHTFNASTGFFVETWAPGSHGTAYIKVNVLPQSVANFTASPEIGCAPLNVSFTDCSTNATYREWDFGDGSPKMINVLNPVHTYAQPGNYTVSLMVHGSTKGTFGWDNNTATKVISVYGVPVSGFSKSITVTFTDQSQYADTVLWDFGDGSTSTERNPTHTYAASGTYNITQTTSNPAGSSVSSSVITI, encoded by the coding sequence ATGGTAAATAAAAAAATGTTCATATTAATGTTTATAGCGATAATGTGTTGTGTACAGACAGCATCAGCTTTATTGTATTGTAATGATGTATTGTACCCCGGAAATCAAGGAGTAACTGGTTATGCTCCACTCATAATAGATTTTTATTATGCAGGACTTTCTAATTCTACTACAATTGCTTGGAAATATAGTGACACCCCTTGGGATTATGGTGCAACTTCAACGCACACATTTAATGCTTCAACAGGATTTTTTGTTGAAACATGGGCACCAGGTTCACATGGAACTGCTTATATAAAAGTCAATGTACTTCCTCAATCGGTTGCTAATTTCACTGCTAGTCCTGAAATTGGTTGTGCACCATTAAATGTTAGTTTCACTGATTGTTCAACTAATGCAACATATCGTGAATGGGACTTCGGAGATGGAAGTCCAAAAATGATAAATGTGCTTAATCCAGTTCATACTTATGCACAGCCAGGAAATTACACAGTCAGTTTAATGGTGCATGGTTCAACAAAAGGTACATTCGGATGGGATAATAATACTGCTACAAAAGTGATAAGTGTGTATGGAGTACCTGTATCTGGATTCTCTAAATCTATAACTGTAACATTTACTGATCAATCACAGTACGCAGATACAGTTCTTTGGGACTTTGGAGATGGATCTACTTCAACAGAAAGAAACCCAACACATACGTATGCGGCATCAGGTACATACAATATAACACAAACAACAAGTAATCCAGCTGGTTCAAGTGTTTCGTCCAGTGTAATTACAATTTAA
- a CDS encoding archaellin/type IV pilin N-terminal domain-containing protein — translation MWNRLIKNEKGFTGLEAAIVLIAFVVVAAVFSYVMLGAGFYTTQKSQEVVHTGVAQASSSLAPSGDVIVKATNAGDTAESITFYVTNTAGGTDVDLDKTIITYTDKDEAETQEYGAGANGWVYTGVISNTAVADNLLSKGEKYKIVMTLGTTFGADSLPGINEQIKVEVKPPEGAVLSITRTLPAALTSDNYYPVY, via the coding sequence ATGTGGAATCGATTAATCAAAAATGAAAAAGGGTTTACCGGGCTTGAAGCTGCAATAGTGCTGATAGCCTTTGTTGTCGTAGCAGCAGTTTTTAGCTACGTCATGTTGGGAGCGGGGTTCTATACGACCCAGAAAAGCCAGGAAGTCGTGCACACTGGTGTAGCACAGGCAAGTAGCAGTCTTGCACCTTCCGGAGATGTAATCGTTAAAGCAACTAATGCCGGCGACACAGCAGAGTCCATTACATTTTATGTGACGAACACGGCCGGTGGAACCGATGTTGACCTGGATAAGACCATAATTACCTACACTGATAAGGATGAAGCTGAAACACAGGAGTATGGCGCTGGAGCAAATGGATGGGTATATACTGGTGTCATATCCAACACAGCAGTTGCAGACAATCTGCTTTCAAAAGGTGAAAAGTATAAGATAGTAATGACTCTTGGTACAACATTCGGTGCTGATTCTTTACCTGGTATAAATGAACAGATTAAGGTCGAGGTAAAACCGCCAGAGGGTGCAGTTCTCTCTATCACAAGAACATTACCAGCTGCACTTACTTCAGATAATTATTATCCGGTTTACTGA